A region of Diospyros lotus cultivar Yz01 chromosome 3, ASM1463336v1, whole genome shotgun sequence DNA encodes the following proteins:
- the LOC127796265 gene encoding UPF0496 protein At3g49070 isoform X1 → MMKLKRLLPCREGSSIHLVNVDVREEYANAFRTESYHEFWTRVVALGKRKSTTYKSLVSSTADRLPSYRLFAEHLLDPDQPTVIRILNLSRINNHPAHHALLSDYFLETADASFLCGRLLKDIDRIRVRYRSLKTTIDTLETVLFSSVNHLPYILAQLTEFSSSSNPFASSTSSSHQVHTLQAGCANLLKRLESSRDEARAKIRLINKIKSSSAIFLVAFTISVTTIATAHALALLVATPSLVAVSLELASFKKLVRLSAQLDAAAKGTYILNRDLDIISRLVARVNDELEHIRAVVGFWLQRREDRLQASTEVVRQLKQNHSSFSQQLDELEEHLYLCFMTINRGRNLVMTEILDPRVPNL, encoded by the exons ATGATGAAGCTTAAAAGGTTGCTTCCTTGCAGAGAAG GTTCTTCGATCCACTTAGTCAACGTGGATGTTCGAGAAGAATATGCTAACGCTTTTCGCACAGAATCATACCATGAGTTTTGGACCCGCGTCGTCGCATTAGGtaaaagaaaatccacaacTTATAAATCTCTAGTATCAAGCACAGCTGATCGACTCCCATCCTATCGGTTATTTGCGGAGCATCTCTTGGATCCGGATCAACCCACAGTTATTCGAATCCTAAATTTGTCCAGGATTAATAATCACCCAGCACACCACGCCCTACTATCGGATTATTTTCTCGAAACTGCCGATGCTTCATTCCTTTGTGGTCGTCTTTTGAAGGACATTGACCGTATACGAGTGAGGTATCGCTCACTGAAAACCACTATTGACACCCTTGAAACCGTCTTGTTCTCCTCAGTAAACCACTTACCTTATATATTGGCCCAATTGACTGAATTCTCCAGTTCCTCCAACCCCTTCGCCTCATCAACTTCATCTTCACATCAAGTTCATACATTACAAGCCGGCTGCGCCAACTTACTCAAACGACTTGAGTCAAGCCGTGATGAGGCTCGAGCCAAAATCCGATTGATTAACAAGATAAAGAGCAGCTcagctatttttcttgtagctTTCACGATTTCGGTGACGACAATAGCCACCGCTCATGCTCTAGCATTGTTGGTTGCGACACCTAGTTTGGTAGCGGTATCATTAGAACTGGCTTCCTTCAAAAAGCTAGTTAGGTTGTCAGCTCAGCTTGATGCAGCCGCAAAAGGGACTTATATATTGAACAGGGATTTGGATATAATAAGCCGACTTGTGGCTCGGGTGAATGACGAGCTAGAGCACATCAGAGCCGTGGTTGGGTTTTGGCTACAACGTAGAGAAGACAGGCTCCAAGCCAGTACAGAAGTTGTTCGTCAGCTGAAACAAAACCACTCCAGCTTTAGCCAACAACTTGATGAGTTAGAGGAgcatttatatttgtgcttcATGACCATCAATAGAGGTAGAAACCTTGTCATGACAGAAATTTTGGACCCTAGGGTCCCTAATTTATGA
- the LOC127796265 gene encoding UPF0496 protein At3g49070 isoform X2 yields MMKLKRLLPCREGSSIHLVNVDVREEYANAFRTESYHEFWTRVVALGKRKSTTYKSLVSSTADRLPSYRLFAEHLLDPDQPTVIRILNLSRINNHPAHHALLSDYFLETADASFLCGRLLKDIDRIRVRYRSLKTTIDTLETVLFSSVNHLPYILAQLTEFSSSSNPFASSTSSSHQVHTLQAGCANLLKRLESSRDEARAKIRLINKIKSSSAIFLVAFTISVTTIATAHALALLVATPSLVAVSLELASFKKLVRLSAQLDAAAKGTYILNRDLDIISRLVARVNDELEHIRAVVGFWLQRREDRLQASTEVVRQLKQNHSSFSQQLDELEEHLYLCFMTINRVLQSAFAIGI; encoded by the exons ATGATGAAGCTTAAAAGGTTGCTTCCTTGCAGAGAAG GTTCTTCGATCCACTTAGTCAACGTGGATGTTCGAGAAGAATATGCTAACGCTTTTCGCACAGAATCATACCATGAGTTTTGGACCCGCGTCGTCGCATTAGGtaaaagaaaatccacaacTTATAAATCTCTAGTATCAAGCACAGCTGATCGACTCCCATCCTATCGGTTATTTGCGGAGCATCTCTTGGATCCGGATCAACCCACAGTTATTCGAATCCTAAATTTGTCCAGGATTAATAATCACCCAGCACACCACGCCCTACTATCGGATTATTTTCTCGAAACTGCCGATGCTTCATTCCTTTGTGGTCGTCTTTTGAAGGACATTGACCGTATACGAGTGAGGTATCGCTCACTGAAAACCACTATTGACACCCTTGAAACCGTCTTGTTCTCCTCAGTAAACCACTTACCTTATATATTGGCCCAATTGACTGAATTCTCCAGTTCCTCCAACCCCTTCGCCTCATCAACTTCATCTTCACATCAAGTTCATACATTACAAGCCGGCTGCGCCAACTTACTCAAACGACTTGAGTCAAGCCGTGATGAGGCTCGAGCCAAAATCCGATTGATTAACAAGATAAAGAGCAGCTcagctatttttcttgtagctTTCACGATTTCGGTGACGACAATAGCCACCGCTCATGCTCTAGCATTGTTGGTTGCGACACCTAGTTTGGTAGCGGTATCATTAGAACTGGCTTCCTTCAAAAAGCTAGTTAGGTTGTCAGCTCAGCTTGATGCAGCCGCAAAAGGGACTTATATATTGAACAGGGATTTGGATATAATAAGCCGACTTGTGGCTCGGGTGAATGACGAGCTAGAGCACATCAGAGCCGTGGTTGGGTTTTGGCTACAACGTAGAGAAGACAGGCTCCAAGCCAGTACAGAAGTTGTTCGTCAGCTGAAACAAAACCACTCCAGCTTTAGCCAACAACTTGATGAGTTAGAGGAgcatttatatttgtgcttcATGACCATCAATAGAG TTCTTCAAAGTGCTTTTGCTATTGGTATATGA